One segment of Scyliorhinus torazame isolate Kashiwa2021f chromosome 14, sScyTor2.1, whole genome shotgun sequence DNA contains the following:
- the LOC140389432 gene encoding prostaglandin E synthase-like has protein sequence MTLNLKNEVFCSFIFYAVLSLIKMFAIAVLTGQVRLRKKAFANPEDALRHGGLKFCRTDPDVERCRRAHGNDMECIYPFLILGMLYCFLDPTPSIARIHFRIFFLARLLHTLAYLFALKAPTRSLAYTLGQIPCFSMALKILINVASYW, from the exons atGACTTTGAACTTGAAAAACGAGGTCTTCTGCTCTTTTATCTTCTACGCCGTCCTCTCGCTCATTAAGATGTTTGCCATCGCGGTCCTCACAGGTCAAGTCAGACTTCGAAAGAAG GCCTTCGCCAACCCAGAAGACGCCCTGAGGCACGGAGGGCTGAAATTTTGCCGAACCGACCCAGATGTTGAGCGTTGCCGCAG GGCTCATGGCAATGACATGGAGTGCATCTACCCTTTCCTGATCTTGGGCATGCTGTACTGCTtcctggatcccactccgtccatTGCAAGGATCCACTTCCGGATCTTCTTCCTGGCACGATTGCTTCACACTTTGGCCTACCTGTTCGCCCTGAAGGCCCCGACCAGGTCCCTGGCCTACACCCTGGGCCAGATCCCTTGCTTCTCCATGGCCCTCAAGATTCTGATCAACGTTGCCTCCTACTGGTGA